Part of the Procambarus clarkii isolate CNS0578487 chromosome 20, FALCON_Pclarkii_2.0, whole genome shotgun sequence genome, AGAAGCAACATGTGgttcatttttatatattttactcTTTATACACAAATGTTAAATTCAGTGAACAGAATTGCACAGACAGGTCAGGGCTGTCACCAGCCAACACTAAAATGACTAAGATGTCACCATCCAACACTAACATGTCTCCAGGTAACACTAACATGTCACCAGCCAACACTAACATGTCTCCAGGTGACACTAACATGTCACCAGCCAACACTAACATGTCACCAGCCAACACTAACATGTCACAGCCAACACTAACATGTCACCAGCCAACACTAACATGTCACCAGCCAACACTAACAAGTCACCAGCCAACACTAACATGTCACCAGCCAACACTAACAAGTCACCAGCCAACACTAACATGTCACCAGACAACACTAACATGTCTCCAGGTGACACTAACATGTCACCAGCCAACACTAACATGTCACCAGCCAACACTAACATGTCACCAGCCAACACTAACATGTCACCATCCAACACTAACATGTCACCAGCCAATACTAACATGTCACCAGCCAACACTAACATGTCACCAGCCAACACTAACATGTCACCAGCCAACACTAACATGTCACCATCCAACACTAACATGTCACCAGCCAATACTAACATGTCACCAGCCAACACTAACATGTCACCAGCCAACACTAACATGTCACCAGCCAACACTAACATGTCACCATCCAACACTAACATGTCACCAGCCAATACTAACATGTCACCAGCCAATACTAACATGTCACCAGCCAACACTAACATGTCACCAGCCAACACTAACATGTCACCAGCCAACACTAACATGTCACCATCCAAAACTAACATGTCACCAGCCAATACTAACATGTCACCAGCCAACACTAACATGTCACCAGCCAACACTAACATGTCACCAGCCAACACTAACATGTCACCATCCAACACTAACATGTCACCAGCCAATACTAACATGTCACCAGCCAACACTAACATGTCACCAGCCAACACTAACATGTCACCAGCCAACACTAACATGTCACCATCCAACACTAACATGTCACCAGCCAAAACTAACATGTCACCAGCCAACACTAACATGTCACCATCCAACACTAACATGTCACCAGACAACACTAACATGTCTCCAGCCAACACTAACATGTCACCATCCAACACTAACATGTCTCCAGGTGACACTAACATGTCACCAGCCAACACTAACATGTCACCAGCCAACACTAACATGTCACCAGCCAACACTAACATGTCACCATCCAACACTAACATGTCACCAGCCAATACTAACATGTCACCAGCCAACACTAACATGTCACCAGCCAACACTAACATGTCACCAGCCAACACTAACATGTCACCAGCCAACACTAACATGTCACCATCCAACACTAACATGTCACCAGCCAATACTAACATGTCACCAGCCAACACTAACATGTCACCAGCC contains:
- the LOC123755223 gene encoding DNA-directed RNA polymerase II subunit RPB1-like; the encoded protein is MSPANTNMSPANTNKSPANTNMSPANTNKSPANTNMSPDNTNMSPGDTNMSPANTNMSPANTNMSPANTNMSPSNTNMSPANTNMSPANTNMSPANTNMSPANTNMSPSNTNMSPANTNMSPANTNMSPANTNMSPANTNMSPSNTNMSPANTNMSPANTNMSPANTNMSPANTNMSPANTNMSPSKTNMSPANTNMSPANTNMSPANTNMSPANTNMSPSNTNMSPANTNMSPANTNMSPANTNMSPANTNMSPSNTNMSPAKTNMSPANTNMSPSNTNMSPDNTNMSPANTNMSPSNTNMSPGDTNMSPANTNMSPANTNMSPANTNMSPSNTNMSPANTNMSPANTNMSPANTNMSPANTNMSPANTNMSPSNTNMSPANTNMSPANTNMSPANTNMSPSNTNMSPANTNMSPANTNMSPANTNMSPANTNMSPANTNMSPSNTNMSPANTNMSPANTNMSPANTYMSPANTNMSPSNTNMSPANTNMSPANTNMSPANTNMSPANTNMSPSNTNMSPANTNMSPANTNMSPSNTNMSPDNTNMSPANTNMSPANTNMSPANTNMSPANTMMSLKPFHCPE